Proteins encoded in a region of the Streptomyces sp. NBC_00258 genome:
- a CDS encoding GcvT family protein: protein MSSTPETNPRVVIVGAGIVGCSLADELTARGWTDVTVLEQGPLPAPGGSTSHAPGLVFQTNPSKTLTEFARYTVEKFNSLEVDGVSCFNPVGGLELATTPERLAELHRRAGYAASWGIRGEIVSAARCKELWPLIDESMVLGGFHTPDDGLARALLAARAQLTRAESRGARFLDRHTVTGIEQEAGKVTAVVTDRGTFPADHVVSAAGFWGPVIGRMAGIDVPLQPLAHQYARTRPLPELGEATEEASKPILRFQDRDLYFREHTDRIGIGSYAHKPLPVDPFAVLDYDEARANDMEMPSSFPFTEEDWAPSWDDCRRLIPALRETEIEEGFNGVFSFTPDGMPVLGESRALRGFWLAEAVWVTHSAGVAKAVAEWMVDGRPETDAHECDLTRFEDAQRSPSYIRDRGSQQFVEVYDVLHPLQPMEQPRPLRVSPFHARQQELGAYFLEGGGWERPHWYEANAPLVDALGPLPERDAWSARYWSPIAAAEARATREKVALYDMTPLRRLEVTGPGALDFLHGMTSNNLRKKPGAVTYTLLLDETGGIRSDLTVARLGPDRFQVGANSPADLDWLTRHAPEGVHVRDITSGTCCIGVWGPLARDLVQPLTRDDFSHEGFGYFRAKETYLGHVPVTAMRLSYVGELGWELYTSADLGLRLWDALWEAGREHGVIAAGRSAFNSLRLEKGYRAWGVDMTDEHDPYEAGVGFAVRLDKGDFTGMGALEARGEPRRRLTPLLLDDPASVVLGKEPVYVDGSPAGYVTSASYGYSLGRCVAYAWLPVLPAGASVHVEYFGEKVPATVADEPLFDPKMTRIRR from the coding sequence ATGTCCAGCACGCCCGAAACGAACCCCCGCGTGGTCATCGTGGGCGCCGGCATCGTCGGCTGCTCCCTCGCCGACGAGCTCACCGCCCGCGGCTGGACCGACGTCACCGTCCTCGAACAGGGACCGCTGCCCGCTCCCGGCGGCTCCACCTCGCACGCGCCGGGCCTGGTCTTCCAGACGAACCCGTCGAAGACCCTCACCGAGTTCGCCCGGTACACGGTCGAGAAGTTCAACTCCCTTGAGGTGGACGGGGTCTCCTGCTTCAACCCGGTCGGCGGCCTTGAGCTCGCGACGACTCCCGAGCGGCTGGCGGAGCTGCACCGCCGGGCCGGGTACGCCGCTTCCTGGGGCATCCGCGGCGAGATCGTGAGCGCGGCCCGTTGCAAGGAACTGTGGCCGCTCATCGACGAGTCGATGGTCCTCGGCGGCTTCCACACACCCGACGACGGCCTGGCCCGCGCGCTGCTCGCGGCCCGCGCCCAGCTGACCCGGGCCGAAAGCCGTGGCGCCCGTTTCCTGGACCGGCACACGGTCACCGGGATCGAGCAGGAAGCCGGCAAGGTCACCGCGGTCGTCACCGACCGGGGCACCTTCCCCGCCGACCACGTGGTCTCGGCGGCCGGTTTCTGGGGCCCGGTCATCGGCCGCATGGCCGGCATCGACGTACCCCTGCAACCGCTCGCCCACCAGTACGCGAGGACCAGGCCCCTTCCCGAACTGGGCGAAGCCACCGAAGAGGCCTCGAAGCCCATCCTCCGTTTCCAGGACCGCGACCTCTACTTCCGCGAGCACACCGACCGCATCGGCATCGGCAGCTACGCGCACAAGCCGCTCCCCGTCGACCCGTTCGCGGTCCTCGACTACGACGAGGCGCGCGCGAACGACATGGAGATGCCGTCCTCGTTCCCCTTCACCGAGGAGGACTGGGCGCCGAGCTGGGACGACTGCCGCCGGCTGATACCGGCGCTGCGGGAGACGGAGATCGAGGAGGGCTTCAACGGCGTCTTCTCCTTCACGCCCGACGGCATGCCGGTGCTCGGCGAGTCCCGTGCGCTGCGCGGTTTCTGGCTGGCGGAGGCCGTGTGGGTCACGCACTCGGCGGGAGTCGCCAAGGCGGTGGCCGAGTGGATGGTCGACGGCCGCCCGGAGACCGACGCCCACGAGTGCGACCTCACCCGTTTCGAGGACGCCCAGCGCTCCCCCTCGTACATCAGGGACAGGGGCTCGCAGCAGTTCGTCGAGGTGTACGACGTGCTGCATCCGCTCCAGCCGATGGAGCAGCCGCGTCCGCTGCGGGTCAGCCCCTTCCACGCCCGCCAGCAGGAGCTGGGCGCGTACTTCCTGGAGGGCGGTGGCTGGGAGCGCCCGCACTGGTACGAGGCGAACGCCCCCCTCGTCGACGCCCTCGGCCCGCTCCCCGAGCGCGACGCCTGGTCGGCCCGCTACTGGTCGCCGATCGCGGCGGCCGAGGCGAGGGCGACCCGCGAGAAGGTCGCTCTCTACGACATGACTCCCCTGCGCCGCCTTGAGGTCACCGGCCCCGGTGCCCTCGACTTCCTGCACGGCATGACCAGCAACAACCTCCGCAAGAAGCCCGGCGCGGTCACGTACACCCTGCTCCTGGACGAGACGGGCGGCATCCGCTCCGACCTGACCGTCGCGCGGCTCGGGCCCGACCGCTTCCAGGTGGGCGCCAACTCCCCGGCGGACCTGGACTGGCTGACCAGGCACGCCCCGGAGGGCGTACACGTCCGGGACATCACCTCCGGCACCTGCTGCATCGGCGTCTGGGGTCCGCTCGCCCGCGACCTCGTCCAGCCGCTGACCCGCGACGACTTCTCGCACGAGGGCTTCGGCTACTTCCGCGCGAAGGAGACGTATCTCGGCCACGTCCCGGTCACCGCGATGCGCCTGAGCTACGTCGGCGAGCTTGGCTGGGAGCTCTACACCTCCGCCGACCTGGGGCTCCGCCTCTGGGACGCCCTCTGGGAGGCGGGCCGGGAGCACGGCGTGATCGCGGCCGGGCGCTCCGCCTTCAACAGCCTGCGGCTGGAGAAGGGCTACCGCGCGTGGGGCGTCGACATGACCGACGAGCACGACCCGTACGAGGCGGGTGTCGGCTTCGCCGTCCGCCTGGACAAGGGGGACTTCACGGGGATGGGGGCCCTGGAGGCCCGGGGCGAGCCCCGGCGCCGGCTCACGCCACTCCTCCTCGACGACCCGGCGTCCGTGGTCCTCGGCAAGGAACCGGTGTACGTGGACGGCTCCCCCGCGGGCTACGTCACCAGCGCGTCGTACGGGTACTCGCTCGGCCGGTGTGTCGCGTACGCCTGGCTGCCCGTACTGCCCGCCGGGGCGAGTGTGCATGTCGAGTACTTCGGCGAGAAGGTGCCCGCGACCGTTGCCGACGAACCGCTCTTCGATCCGAAGATGACCCGCATACGGCGTTGA
- a CDS encoding MBL fold metallo-hydrolase: protein MSARGTVRIERVVTSGTFSLDGETFDVDNNVWLVGDDEEVLIVDAAHDARTIHRAVAGRQVVAVVCTHAHDDHVDAAAELAGLTGAPVLLHPADHELWAATHPDRKPDGELFDGQRIGVAGIELQVIHNPGHTWGSCSLYATFLDAVFTGDTLFHGGPGATGRSYSDRPTIEASIRNRLLTLPGDTDVHTGHGEDTTIAAERPNVPAP, encoded by the coding sequence GTGAGCGCCCGGGGGACCGTACGGATCGAGCGTGTGGTCACCTCAGGCACGTTCAGCCTCGACGGCGAGACCTTCGACGTCGACAACAACGTCTGGCTGGTCGGCGACGATGAGGAGGTACTGATCGTCGACGCCGCCCATGACGCCCGTACGATCCACCGGGCCGTAGCGGGCCGCCAGGTGGTCGCCGTCGTGTGCACCCACGCGCACGACGACCACGTCGACGCGGCGGCCGAGCTGGCCGGGCTCACCGGTGCGCCGGTGCTCCTGCACCCCGCCGACCACGAGCTGTGGGCCGCCACGCACCCCGACCGCAAGCCGGACGGCGAGCTCTTCGACGGACAGCGGATCGGCGTCGCCGGGATCGAGCTCCAGGTGATCCACAACCCCGGTCACACCTGGGGCAGCTGCTCCCTGTACGCCACGTTCCTCGACGCGGTCTTCACCGGGGACACCCTCTTCCACGGCGGTCCCGGCGCCACCGGCCGCTCCTACTCCGACCGACCGACCATCGAGGCCTCCATCCGCAACCGGCTGCTCACGCTGCCCGGCGACACGGACGTCCACACCGGACACGGCGAGGACACCACGATCGCCGCCGAACGCCCCAACGTCCCCGCTCCCTGA
- a CDS encoding S-(hydroxymethyl)mycothiol dehydrogenase has protein sequence MPHEVRAVVAVKKGAPVEVQTIVVPDPGPGEVLVSVQACGVCHTDLHYREGAINDDFPFLLGHEAAGTIETVGEGVTDLAPGDYVVLAWRAPCGSCRSCRRGRPWYCFDSRNATQPMTLLDGTPLSNALGIGAFAEKTLVAAGQAVKIDPAARPEAAGLIGCGVMAGYGAAVNTGNVGRGDTVAVIGCGGVGNAAIAGACLNGAMKVIAVDIDDKKLDQAERFGATHTVNSRGTDPVEAVRALTDGFGVDIAIDAVGRPETFKQAFYMRDHAGLLVQVGVPSPDMKIELPLIDVFSRGGAIKSSWYGDCLPSRDFPFLIDQYLYGLLDLNAFVTETIALDQVEEAFAKMHRGEVLRSVVVL, from the coding sequence GTGCCACACGAGGTCCGTGCCGTAGTCGCTGTGAAGAAGGGCGCACCCGTCGAGGTGCAGACGATCGTCGTTCCCGACCCGGGTCCGGGCGAGGTGCTCGTCTCCGTGCAGGCCTGCGGGGTCTGCCACACGGATCTGCACTATCGGGAGGGCGCGATCAACGACGACTTCCCGTTCCTGCTGGGCCATGAGGCGGCCGGCACGATCGAGACGGTCGGCGAGGGCGTCACCGACCTGGCCCCCGGCGACTACGTGGTGCTCGCCTGGCGGGCCCCCTGCGGTTCCTGTCGCTCCTGTCGCCGGGGCCGTCCCTGGTACTGCTTCGACTCGCGCAACGCCACCCAGCCGATGACACTCCTGGACGGCACCCCGCTCAGCAACGCCCTCGGTATCGGTGCCTTCGCCGAGAAGACCCTGGTCGCGGCCGGACAGGCGGTGAAGATCGACCCGGCGGCCCGGCCCGAGGCCGCGGGCCTGATCGGCTGCGGCGTGATGGCCGGCTACGGAGCGGCCGTGAACACCGGCAACGTCGGCCGCGGTGACACGGTCGCCGTCATCGGCTGCGGCGGCGTCGGCAACGCGGCCATCGCGGGTGCCTGCCTCAACGGCGCCATGAAGGTCATCGCCGTCGACATCGACGACAAGAAGCTCGACCAGGCGGAGAGGTTCGGCGCCACCCACACGGTCAACTCCCGGGGCACCGACCCGGTCGAGGCCGTACGCGCACTCACCGACGGTTTCGGCGTGGACATCGCCATCGACGCGGTGGGCCGCCCCGAGACCTTCAAACAGGCCTTCTACATGCGCGACCACGCCGGCCTGCTGGTCCAGGTCGGCGTCCCCTCCCCCGACATGAAGATCGAACTCCCACTGATCGACGTCTTCTCCCGCGGCGGCGCGATCAAGTCCTCCTGGTACGGCGACTGCCTGCCGAGCCGCGACTTCCCGTTCCTCATCGACCAGTACCTGTACGGCCTCCTCGACCTCAACGCCTTCGTCACGGAGACCATCGCGCTCGACCAGGTCGAGGAGGCCTTCGCCAAGATGCACCGCGGCGAGGTGCTGCGCTCGGTGGTGGTCCTGTGA
- a CDS encoding IclR family transcriptional regulator has translation MTRTQKQADRTEETPGKQSRGAGSAVQSVDRAVSVLEILARLGEAGVTEIADELEVHKSTAFRLLGVLENRGLVAQAKDRGKYYLGAGVLRLAGAAAVRLDISQEGVPVCRELADEVGETVNIAVLDDNAAVNIMQARGAASVTAQNWLGRRTPLHATSSGKVLLGHLPPTLREGLLARPLPRFTERTITGTAALRGELEAVVEQGYAFALEELELGLAATAAPVRAHDGKVIGAISVSGPVYRLDSDRLPELAKRTAAAAADLSRRMGYGF, from the coding sequence ATGACCCGCACGCAGAAGCAGGCTGACCGCACAGAGGAGACACCCGGGAAGCAGAGCAGGGGCGCGGGGAGCGCCGTCCAGTCCGTGGACCGCGCCGTGAGCGTGCTGGAGATCCTCGCCCGGCTCGGCGAGGCGGGTGTCACCGAGATCGCCGACGAGCTGGAGGTGCACAAGTCCACCGCCTTCCGACTCCTCGGAGTGCTGGAGAACAGGGGATTGGTCGCCCAGGCCAAGGACCGCGGGAAGTACTACCTGGGCGCCGGCGTACTACGCCTGGCGGGGGCGGCGGCAGTGCGTCTGGACATCTCCCAGGAGGGCGTGCCCGTGTGCCGCGAGCTCGCGGACGAGGTGGGCGAGACCGTCAACATCGCGGTCCTGGACGACAACGCGGCGGTCAACATCATGCAGGCCCGTGGCGCCGCGTCCGTCACCGCGCAGAACTGGCTGGGCAGACGCACCCCGCTGCACGCCACGTCCAGCGGAAAGGTGCTGCTGGGGCATCTGCCGCCGACCCTGAGGGAAGGGCTGCTGGCCAGGCCGCTCCCGCGATTCACCGAGCGCACGATCACCGGTACGGCCGCGCTGCGCGGCGAGCTGGAGGCCGTGGTGGAACAGGGGTACGCGTTCGCCCTGGAGGAGCTGGAGCTGGGGCTGGCCGCGACCGCCGCCCCGGTACGCGCCCACGACGGGAAGGTGATCGGCGCGATCAGCGTCTCGGGCCCGGTGTACCGGCTGGATTCGGACCGTCTGCCCGAACTCGCCAAGCGCACGGCGGCAGCCGCCGCCGACCTGTCGCGCCGGATGGGATACGGCTTCTGA
- a CDS encoding bifunctional 3-phenylpropionate/cinnamic acid dioxygenase ferredoxin subunit → MIPVCRLDDLPAGESVRIDTAPPIAVFNADGELYAIDDTCTHQDASLSEGWLEGCLVECPLHAASFDLRTGRPTCLPARRAVRTHRVTVDDGIVHVHVAAEEEEGTAA, encoded by the coding sequence GTGATTCCCGTCTGCCGCCTTGATGACCTCCCCGCGGGCGAATCCGTCCGCATCGACACCGCACCGCCCATCGCCGTGTTCAACGCCGATGGCGAGCTGTACGCCATCGATGACACCTGCACCCACCAGGATGCGTCCCTCTCCGAGGGATGGCTGGAGGGTTGTCTGGTCGAATGCCCGCTCCACGCCGCGTCATTCGATCTCCGCACCGGCCGGCCGACGTGCCTTCCCGCACGTCGGGCCGTCCGCACCCACCGCGTCACCGTCGACGACGGCATCGTCCACGTCCACGTGGCGGCCGAGGAAGAGGAGGGCACGGCGGCATGA
- a CDS encoding NAD(P)/FAD-dependent oxidoreductase has translation MRTVTVVGASLSGLYAARELRAQGFDGRLVVVGDEPHRPYDRPPLSKDFLTGRSGEDQLALSDAEETTELDAEWLLGVRARGLDARGRTVLLGDGRTVSTDGVIIATGASARGLPGCELAGVHTLRTLDDARALRAELAAGTRRVVVIGGGFIGAETASSCAGLGHDVTVVEAAPLPLVPQLGPEMAAVCAGLHRRGGVDLVTGTGVAGLRGTVAVTGVELADGRLLPADIVIVGIGAIPNTDWLAGSTLALNDGVLCDDGCVTALPQVVAVGDVARVGGTRAEHWTSATEQPRVAVRNLLAGHTAETVRPLPYFWSDQYGARIQFAGRRLDTDTVRIAEGGISDGTPDEGGFLALYERDGRTTAVLSVDRPRPFMRARRELGRGVTAEAAAS, from the coding sequence ATGAGGACCGTGACCGTCGTCGGGGCCTCGCTGTCCGGGCTGTACGCGGCCCGGGAACTGCGTGCCCAGGGGTTCGACGGGCGGCTGGTGGTCGTCGGGGACGAACCGCACCGCCCCTACGACCGCCCCCCGTTGTCCAAGGACTTCCTCACCGGCCGGTCGGGCGAGGACCAACTCGCCCTCTCCGACGCCGAGGAGACCACCGAGCTGGACGCCGAGTGGCTGCTCGGCGTCCGCGCCCGCGGCCTGGACGCGCGCGGCCGGACCGTCCTGCTGGGCGACGGCCGCACCGTCTCCACCGACGGAGTGATCATCGCCACCGGAGCCTCGGCCCGCGGTCTCCCCGGCTGCGAACTCGCCGGAGTCCACACCCTGCGCACCCTCGACGACGCGCGTGCGCTGCGTGCCGAACTCGCCGCGGGCACCCGCCGTGTCGTCGTCATCGGCGGCGGCTTCATCGGCGCCGAGACGGCCTCCTCCTGTGCGGGACTCGGTCACGACGTCACCGTCGTCGAGGCCGCGCCGCTGCCGCTGGTGCCCCAACTGGGCCCGGAGATGGCCGCGGTGTGCGCCGGGCTGCACCGGCGCGGCGGTGTCGACCTGGTCACGGGCACCGGCGTCGCCGGGCTGCGCGGCACGGTCGCGGTGACCGGGGTGGAACTCGCCGACGGTCGCCTCCTTCCCGCCGACATCGTGATCGTCGGCATCGGAGCCATCCCCAACACCGACTGGCTGGCGGGCTCGACGCTCGCGCTGAACGACGGAGTGCTGTGCGACGACGGCTGCGTGACGGCTCTGCCCCAGGTGGTCGCCGTCGGTGACGTCGCCCGCGTCGGCGGAACCCGTGCCGAACACTGGACCAGCGCCACCGAGCAGCCCCGGGTCGCCGTACGCAACCTCCTCGCGGGGCACACGGCGGAGACCGTGCGCCCGCTGCCCTACTTCTGGTCCGACCAGTACGGAGCACGCATCCAGTTCGCCGGACGGCGGCTCGACACCGACACCGTCCGGATCGCGGAGGGCGGCATCAGTGACGGCACGCCCGACGAGGGAGGCTTTCTCGCCCTGTACGAGCGGGACGGCCGGACGACCGCGGTGCTCTCCGTGGACCGACCACGGCCGTTCATGCGAGCCCGGCGCGAACTCGGACGCGGGGTGACGGCGGAGGCGGCCGCCTCCTAG
- a CDS encoding sensor histidine kinase produces the protein MRFRGKSIRRKIVALLLVPLVSLTGIWGFATVLTGREVNQLFDTTFIVQEIGYPTEDVISVLQDERRQTLVYLADPRASEALADLRRTRTATDEVVSKIRRNAKDGDVRDEMGAETTERLTALLDAFDGVGPLRQTVEDGTVTREQALYLYNRLVDPCYTLLANLQVLDNVDVDKQGRALVNMSRARELLAREDALLGSALVVGRVTREEARDVSDLVAQRTLMYEVGLPLLPTAERARYDRYWKNASTAPLRVAEQSVIASSPGEPRGVTAKSWDGVAGDVLDGLDKLNTQAGDRFQDRVRPVAIGVIVKAGIAGVLGLAALLVSLIMSVRIGRSLVRDLRRLRQEAHETAGVRLPSVMRRLSAGEQVDVETEVPRLEYEKNEIGEVSQALNILQRAAVEAAVKQSELRSGVSEVFVNLARRSQVLLHKQLTLLDTMERKTDDTDELADLFRLDHLTTRMRRHAEGLVILSGAAPSRQWRKPVQLMDVVRAAVAEVEDYERIEVRRLPRMAVTGSAVADVTHLVAELLENATVFSPPHTAVQVLGERVANGFTLEIHDRGLGMAAEALLDANLRLAETPEFELSDTDRLGLFVVSRLAQRQNVRVSLQPSPYGGTTAVVFVPDALLSDDVPDTNGMGFRLDRALPTKKDGEEGRTAALSQVPVTLPGLTASMLDGPVELESPVDLDALDDFPDDQDGERGGIFRPRRSIAGVPGDQQQVRPDPREPAHADGDAGDPSGAPVQLPRRRTPKLVSSHGRPVTQTKTRRDEATDRTDADEVTELPQAARESSERPGVLEELPKRSRGARRGPSRRESGDALGSRRGPADDWPGATGSADGAGERRQAPGGGGERGGPADPGEALTRGPEAVEGRREADAPALPQRASRRGVESGGTQPGTPAGGGGTRPGAAAGGGTGALPRRVRQANLAPQLKEGPDRRAAHDAVRGADPTERDADEVRNRMASLQRGWRRGREENAEGDEAQDGTAPGTTKGDGR, from the coding sequence ATGCGCTTTCGCGGGAAGTCCATCCGCCGGAAGATCGTGGCGCTGTTGCTCGTGCCGCTGGTTTCCCTGACCGGGATCTGGGGCTTCGCCACGGTACTCACGGGGCGCGAGGTCAACCAGCTGTTCGACACGACGTTCATCGTCCAGGAGATCGGCTATCCGACCGAGGACGTCATCAGCGTCCTGCAGGACGAGCGCCGTCAGACGCTCGTCTACCTCGCCGACCCCCGGGCCTCCGAGGCACTCGCCGATCTGAGGCGCACCCGGACCGCCACCGACGAGGTCGTGTCGAAGATCCGTCGGAACGCCAAGGACGGCGACGTACGGGACGAGATGGGCGCGGAGACCACCGAGCGGCTCACCGCGCTCCTGGACGCCTTCGACGGCGTCGGTCCGCTGCGCCAGACCGTCGAGGACGGCACGGTCACCCGCGAACAGGCTCTCTACCTCTACAACCGCCTGGTGGACCCCTGTTACACCCTCCTGGCCAACCTCCAGGTCCTCGACAACGTGGACGTGGACAAGCAGGGCCGCGCCCTCGTCAACATGTCGCGCGCCCGTGAGCTGCTCGCCCGTGAGGACGCCCTCCTCGGCTCCGCCCTCGTCGTCGGCCGGGTGACCCGCGAGGAGGCCCGCGACGTCTCCGACCTGGTCGCCCAGCGCACGCTGATGTACGAGGTCGGCCTGCCGCTGCTGCCCACCGCCGAGCGCGCTCGCTACGACCGCTACTGGAAGAACGCCTCCACCGCACCGCTGCGCGTGGCCGAGCAGTCCGTCATCGCCTCCTCGCCCGGCGAGCCCCGCGGAGTCACCGCGAAGAGCTGGGACGGCGTCGCGGGTGATGTCCTCGACGGGCTCGACAAGCTCAACACCCAGGCGGGCGACCGCTTCCAGGACCGCGTGCGCCCCGTGGCGATCGGCGTCATCGTCAAGGCCGGCATCGCCGGGGTGCTGGGTCTGGCCGCGCTGCTGGTCTCGCTCATCATGTCCGTACGCATCGGCCGCAGCCTCGTCCGCGACCTGCGCCGGCTCCGCCAGGAGGCCCACGAGACCGCCGGCGTACGGCTGCCCAGCGTGATGCGCCGCCTCTCCGCGGGCGAACAGGTCGACGTGGAGACCGAGGTGCCGCGCCTGGAGTACGAGAAGAACGAGATCGGCGAGGTCAGCCAGGCCCTCAACATCCTCCAGCGGGCCGCCGTCGAGGCCGCCGTCAAACAGTCCGAGCTCCGCAGCGGCGTCTCCGAGGTCTTCGTGAACCTCGCCCGCCGCAGCCAGGTCCTGCTGCACAAGCAGCTCACCCTGCTCGACACCATGGAGCGCAAGACCGACGACACCGACGAACTCGCCGACCTGTTCCGCCTGGACCACCTGACGACCCGTATGCGCCGGCACGCCGAGGGCCTGGTGATCCTCTCCGGCGCCGCCCCGTCCCGGCAGTGGCGCAAACCCGTCCAGCTGATGGACGTCGTACGCGCCGCCGTCGCCGAGGTCGAGGACTACGAGCGGATCGAGGTGCGGCGGCTGCCGCGGATGGCCGTCACCGGGTCCGCGGTCGCCGACGTCACCCACCTCGTGGCCGAACTCCTGGAGAACGCCACGGTGTTCTCGCCCCCGCACACGGCCGTCCAGGTGCTCGGCGAGCGCGTCGCAAACGGCTTCACCCTGGAGATCCACGACCGTGGCCTCGGTATGGCCGCGGAGGCGCTCCTCGACGCCAACCTGCGGCTCGCCGAGACCCCCGAGTTCGAACTCTCGGACACCGACCGGCTCGGACTCTTCGTGGTCAGCCGGCTCGCCCAGCGGCAGAACGTCCGCGTCTCGCTGCAGCCGTCCCCGTACGGCGGCACCACCGCCGTGGTCTTCGTCCCGGACGCGCTCCTCTCGGACGACGTGCCCGACACGAACGGCATGGGCTTCCGGCTCGACCGGGCGCTCCCCACGAAGAAGGACGGCGAGGAGGGCCGTACGGCGGCCCTGTCCCAGGTGCCGGTCACGCTGCCCGGTCTGACCGCCTCGATGCTGGACGGACCCGTCGAACTGGAGTCGCCCGTCGACCTGGACGCCCTCGACGACTTCCCGGACGACCAGGACGGCGAACGCGGCGGCATCTTCCGCCCGCGCCGCTCCATCGCCGGGGTGCCCGGGGACCAGCAGCAGGTACGGCCGGATCCGCGCGAACCGGCGCACGCCGACGGCGACGCCGGCGATCCGTCCGGCGCGCCCGTGCAGCTCCCGCGCCGCCGGACCCCCAAGCTCGTCAGCTCCCACGGGCGTCCCGTGACCCAGACCAAGACGCGGCGCGACGAGGCGACGGACCGCACGGACGCCGACGAGGTGACGGAACTGCCCCAGGCGGCCCGGGAGTCGTCCGAGCGTCCCGGCGTGCTGGAGGAGCTGCCGAAGCGGTCGAGGGGTGCCAGGCGAGGACCGTCCCGCCGCGAATCCGGGGACGCCCTCGGCTCCCGCCGGGGCCCCGCGGACGACTGGCCCGGGGCCACCGGCTCGGCGGACGGCGCTGGGGAGCGTCGTCAGGCCCCCGGAGGCGGCGGTGAGCGTGGCGGCCCGGCGGACCCCGGCGAGGCGCTCACACGCGGACCTGAGGCCGTTGAAGGCCGCCGGGAGGCAGACGCCCCCGCCCTTCCCCAGCGCGCCTCGCGTCGCGGCGTCGAGTCCGGCGGCACCCAGCCCGGCACTCCGGCCGGAGGCGGCGGAACGCGTCCCGGCGCGGCTGCCGGGGGCGGCACCGGCGCGCTGCCCCGCCGTGTACGGCAGGCCAATCTGGCCCCTCAGCTCAAGGAGGGCCCCGACCGGCGGGCCGCGCACGACGCGGTCCGCGGAGCGGATCCCACGGAGCGCGACGCCGACGAAGTACGCAACCGTATGGCCTCGCTCCAGCGCGGCTGGCGACGCGGCCGTGAGGAGAACGCCGAGGGCGACGAGGCCCAGGACGGCACAGCACCAGGAACGACTAAGGGAGACGGTCGATGA
- a CDS encoding roadblock/LC7 domain-containing protein codes for MTAPKAAGHTTTSTSTGELNWLLDDLVARVASIRKALVLSGDGLPTGVSTDLTREDSEHLAAVASGFHSLAKGVGRHFDAGSVRQTIVELDDAFLFVTAAGDGSCLAVLSDSDSDVGQVAYEMTLLVKRVGAHLAAAPRTELPSGG; via the coding sequence ATGACCGCACCGAAGGCCGCCGGCCACACCACGACCAGCACGTCGACGGGGGAACTCAACTGGCTCCTCGACGACTTGGTGGCGCGTGTCGCCAGCATCCGCAAAGCACTCGTGCTCTCCGGGGACGGACTCCCCACGGGGGTCTCCACCGACCTGACGAGGGAGGACAGCGAACATCTGGCCGCCGTCGCCTCCGGGTTCCACAGCCTCGCCAAGGGCGTCGGGCGACACTTCGACGCGGGCAGTGTCCGCCAGACCATCGTCGAACTGGACGACGCCTTCCTGTTCGTCACGGCCGCGGGCGACGGCAGCTGCCTCGCGGTCCTCTCCGACTCCGACTCCGATGTCGGGCAGGTCGCGTACGAGATGACGCTGCTGGTCAAGAGGGTCGGCGCACATCTGGCCGCCGCTCCGCGCACCGAATTGCCCTCGGGCGGGTAG
- a CDS encoding DUF742 domain-containing protein has product MSGDSQGMSHWFDDEAGPVVRPYAMTRGRTTSAAQHRLDLIAVVVTELHAEDPEADHSLSPEHVDIVGLCRDAPQSVAELAAELDLPVGVVRVLIGDLVDDELVHVTRPVPPAELPDESILRDVINGLRAL; this is encoded by the coding sequence ATGAGCGGAGACAGTCAGGGGATGTCCCACTGGTTCGACGACGAGGCCGGACCGGTGGTCCGTCCGTATGCCATGACACGCGGCCGCACCACCAGCGCGGCCCAGCACCGCCTCGACCTGATCGCGGTGGTCGTGACGGAGCTGCACGCCGAGGACCCGGAGGCGGACCATTCGCTGTCTCCGGAGCACGTGGACATCGTCGGACTCTGCCGTGACGCCCCCCAGTCGGTCGCCGAACTCGCCGCCGAACTCGACCTGCCCGTCGGGGTCGTACGCGTCCTCATCGGCGATCTCGTGGACGACGAGCTGGTCCATGTGACGCGTCCGGTGCCACCGGCCGAGCTGCCGGACGAAAGCATTCTCCGCGATGTGATCAACGGCCTCCGGGCCCTGTGA